A region from the Acipenser ruthenus chromosome 49, fAciRut3.2 maternal haplotype, whole genome shotgun sequence genome encodes:
- the LOC117431904 gene encoding heterogeneous nuclear ribonucleoprotein M-like: MSAEAPIENMMEKPGLGEVNGKPNHDASRKERPLKRAGVSRFEPYGGNPSNRRFRVFVSNIPFDVKWQALKDLMKEKVGEVTYVEHLMDAEGKSRGCAVVEFRTEELMKKAVEKVNKHNLNGRPLKVKEDLDGEFARRAVQRAPGGPPGGMGMGMGPGPGPGGPPMVNIPPSLMNNPNIPSELLHGLQAGRIGSTIFVANLDYKVGWKKLKEVFGMAGIVVRADILEDKDGKSRGMGTVTFEMPIEAVQAISMFNGQQLFNRPMHVKLDEKSLPKGGDFPPQERAPQLPRGLSGIGLGLGPGGQPIGSNQMNRGGGGGGMGNMGPGPGPGGMDGMGYGNMGRMGGMDSSYGGGGMSGMDRFGPSGMGRMSEMDRGMGGGFDREFGRTDMGMSRGYGDSFDRGMGGSLGMDRMGSSLDRLGSGMDRMPGLDRVGMGMDRMDRVSDLDRLGSGLDRLGPSMDRLGSGLDRMSSSADRLGPAGYDRLGPSSLERMGSGMDYMAPLGMDRMSSSLDRMGSSFDRLGATGLDRYPSTGLDRMGSSLDRMGSAGVGAGFDRPVELDRGGFGNAYTGAGVGGPGVGPGANPRKGCQIFVRNLPFDFTWKMLKDTFSSCGHVQYADIKMENGKSKGCGVVRFENPETADRACRLMNGTRLSGREIDVRIDRNA; encoded by the exons ATGTCAGCAGAAGCGCCGATTGAAAATATGATGGAGAAGCCAGGCCTGGG TGAAGTGAACGGTAAGCCAAACCACGATGCAAGTCGAAAAGAAAGGCCCCTGAAGCGAGCAGGCGTCAGTCGTTTTGAACCCTACGGGGGGAACCCGTCCAACAGGAGATTCCGAGTGTTTGTCAGCAACATCCCTTTCGATGTGAAATGGCAGGCTCTGAAAGACCTGATGAAGGAGAAAG TGGGTGAGGTAACATACGTGGAACACTTAATGGACGCGGAAGGCAAATCGAGG GGTTGTGC GGTTGTAGAGTTTAGAACTGAAGAGCTAATGAAAAAGGCGGTGGAGAAGGTCAATAAACACAACCTGAACGGACGGCCTCTTAAAGTGAAAGAG GACTTGGATGGAGAGTTTGCTCGCCGGGCTGTGCAGCGAGCTCCTGGTGGCCCCCCTGGTGGTATGGGGATGGGAATGGgccctggtcctggtcctggtggGCCCCCAATGGTCAACATTCCCCCTAGCCTCATGAACAACCCCAACATCCCCAGTGAGCTGCTCCATGGGCTTCAGGCTGGCAGGATTGGGAGCACCATCTTTGTTGCCAAT TTGGACTACAAGGTGGGCTGGAAGAAGCTGAAAGAGGTGTTTGGCATGGCAGGAATTGTGGTGCGTGCGGATATCTTGGAGGACAAGGATGGGAAGAGCAGAGGGATGGGCACAGTCACCTTTGAGATGCCCATCGAAGCTGTGCAGGCAATCT CCATGTTCAATGGCCAGCAGCTCTTCAACAGACCCATGCATGTTAAACTG GATGAAAAGTCCTTGCCAAAGGGAGGTGACTTTCCACCTCAGGAAAGAGCTCCACAGCTTCCTC GTGGCCTCAGTGGAATTGGGTTGGGTCTTGGACCTGGTGGACAGCCCATTGGCTCTAACCAGATGAacagaggaggtggaggaggtggaaTGGGCAACATGGGACCAGGGCCGGGACCTGGAG GTATGGATGGAATGGGCTATGGAAACATGGGCAGAATGGGAG GCATGGACAGCTCCTATGGCGGTGGTGGCATGAGTGGTATGGATCGTTTTGGACCATCTGGAATGGGGAGGATGAGTG AAATGGACCGTGGAATGGGAGGAGGCTTTGATAGAGAATTTGGCAGGACTGATATGGGCATGTCTCGTGGTTACGGAGATTCTTTTGACCGAGGAATGG GAGGCTCTCTGGGTATGGATCGCATGGGCTCAAGTCTGGATCGTCTGGGCTCGGGAATGGACCGGATGCCAGGGCTAGACAGAGTTGGAATGGGCATGGACAGGATGGACCGTGTCTCTGATCTGGACAGGCTTGGTTCTGGGTTAGACCGGCTGGGGCCCAGTATGGACCGCCTTGGATCTGGCCTGGACCGTATGAGCTCCAGTGCGGACCGTCTGGGCCCTGCTGGGTATGACCGTCTGGGCCCGTCCAGTTTAGAGCGAATGGGTTCTGGAATGGATTACATGGCCCCCCTGGGCATGGATAGAATGAGCTCCAGTCTTGACCGCATGGGCTCCAGCTTTGACCGTCTGGGGGCCACAGGCTTGGATCGCTACCCCAGCACTGGGCTTGACCGCATGGGTTCAAGCCTGGACCGCATGGGCTCTGCAGGTGTGGGAGCTGGGTTTGATAGGCCTGTAGAACTAGACCGCGGTGGCTTCGGCAATGCCTATACTGGTGCAGGAGTTGGAGGACCTGGGGTAGGGCCAGGAGCCAATCCCAGAAAGGGTTGCCAGATCTTTGTCCGAAAT CTTCCTTTTGACTTTACCTGGAAAATGCTGAAGGACACCTTTAGCTCATGTG GCCACGTGCAGTATGCCGATATTAAAATGGAGAATGGGAAGTCGAAGGGATGTGGGGTGGTTCGCTTCGAGAATCCGGAGACCGCAGACCGGGCCTGCAGGCTGATGAACGGCACGCGGCTGAGCGGGAGGGAGATTGACGTCCGGATCGACAGGAATGCATAA
- the LOC117431905 gene encoding mitochondrial import inner membrane translocase subunit TIM44-like isoform X1, producing the protein MAASLCQCYQLCVARSVRVLSARSYLSSFNRAHVYRICRPPTALPQVQYSSRGGGRKGFLSEFVDSLKQELNKNKEMKENIKKFREEAQRLEDSDALKQARRKYKTIESETVKTSEVLKKKLGELSETVKEGLEEVGRSDLGKKIKEGVEEAAKTAKHSAESVSKSGEKLGKTGAFRAISQGVETVKKEIDVLGQTGSYRPPSRLRKRTDFSGKSGAAEDKVFEPNEEAMGVVLHKDSKWYQQWKDFKDNNVVFNRFFEMKMKYDESDNAFIRASRAVTDKVTDMIGGLFSKTEMSEVLTEILKVDPTFDKDAFLKQCEQDIIPNILEAMIRGELDVLKDWCYEATFSQLAHPIQQARAMGLMFHSKVLDIDNIDLALGKMMEQGPVLIITFQAQLVMVIRGPKGEVVEGDPEKVLRMMYVWALCRDQDELNPSAAWRLLDISASSQEQVL; encoded by the exons ATGGCGGCCTCCTTGTGTCAGTGCTACCag CTCTGTGTTGCACGGAGTGTCCGTGTCCTATCTGCACGATCCTACCTGTCCTCCTTCAACAGAGCCCACGTGTACAGGATATGCAGGCCCCCCACAGCACTGCCACAG GTGCAGTACTCTTCGCGCGGCGGGGGGCGGAAGGGCTTCCTGTCCGAGTTCGTGGACAGCCTCAAGCAGGAGCTCAACAAGAACAAGGAGATGAAGGAGAACATCAAGAAGTTCAGGGAGGAGGCCCAGAGACTGGAGGATTCGGATGCACTGAAGCAAGCCCGGCGGAAATAC aaaacgATTGAATCAGAAACTGTGAAAACGTCAGAGGTGCTGAAGAAGAAATTGGGAGAGCTGTCGGAAACTGTGAAGGAG GGTCTGGAGGAGGTGGGTCGCTCGGACCTCGGGAAGAAGATCAAAGAGGGGGTGGAGGAGGCGGCCAAAACAGCCAAACACTCAGCCGAGTCTGTGAGCAAGAGCGGAGAGAAACTGGGCAAGACCGGAGCCTTCCGAGCCATCTCTCAG gGAGTGGAGACTGTGAAGAAGGAGATTGACGTCCTGGGACAGACAGGCTCGTACCGCCCCCCTTCCCGGCTGAGGAAGAGGACCGACTTTTCGGGGAAGTCCGGAGCTGCAGAGGACAAGGTCTTCGAACCCAATGA AGAAGCCATGGGGGTCGTACTGCACAAGGACTCCAAGTGGTACCAGCAGTGGAAGGACTTCAAAGACAACAATGTGGTTTTCAATA GGTTCTTCGAGATGAAGATGAAGTACGATGAGAGTGACAACGCTTTCATCCGCGCCTCCCGGGCAGTCACGGACAAAGTCACAGACATGATCG gCGGGTTATTTTCCAAAACGGAAATGTCCGAGGTTCTGACGGAGATCCTCAAAGTGGATCCCACGTTCGATAAAGACGCGTTCCTGAAGCAGTGCGAGCAGGACATTATCCCCAATATCCTGGAG GCTATGATCCGAGGAGAGCTGGATGTTCTGAAGGACTGGTGTTACGAAGCT ACTTTCAGCCAGCTGGCTCACCCGATCCAGCAAGCCCGGGCCATGGGACTGATGTTCCACTCCAAGGTCCTGGACATTGACAACATTGAC CTGGCCCTGGGGAAGATGATGGAGCAGGGCCCGGTGCTGATCATCACGTTTCAGGCTCAGCTGGTCATGGTGATCCGCGGACCCAAGGGAGAGGTGGTGGAGGGAGACCCG GAGAAGGTGTTGCGGATGATGTACGTGTGGGCGCTGTGCCGCGATCAGGACGAGCTGAACCCCTCCGCAGCCTGGAGACTGCTGGACATCTCCGCCTCCAGTCAGGAGCAGGTCCTCTGA
- the LOC117431905 gene encoding mitochondrial import inner membrane translocase subunit TIM44-like isoform X2 has translation MKENIKKFREEAQRLEDSDALKQARRKYKTIESETVKTSEVLKKKLGELSETVKEGLEEVGRSDLGKKIKEGVEEAAKTAKHSAESVSKSGEKLGKTGAFRAISQGVETVKKEIDVLGQTGSYRPPSRLRKRTDFSGKSGAAEDKVFEPNEEAMGVVLHKDSKWYQQWKDFKDNNVVFNRFFEMKMKYDESDNAFIRASRAVTDKVTDMIGGLFSKTEMSEVLTEILKVDPTFDKDAFLKQCEQDIIPNILEAMIRGELDVLKDWCYEATFSQLAHPIQQARAMGLMFHSKVLDIDNIDLALGKMMEQGPVLIITFQAQLVMVIRGPKGEVVEGDPEKVLRMMYVWALCRDQDELNPSAAWRLLDISASSQEQVL, from the exons ATGAAGGAGAACATCAAGAAGTTCAGGGAGGAGGCCCAGAGACTGGAGGATTCGGATGCACTGAAGCAAGCCCGGCGGAAATAC aaaacgATTGAATCAGAAACTGTGAAAACGTCAGAGGTGCTGAAGAAGAAATTGGGAGAGCTGTCGGAAACTGTGAAGGAG GGTCTGGAGGAGGTGGGTCGCTCGGACCTCGGGAAGAAGATCAAAGAGGGGGTGGAGGAGGCGGCCAAAACAGCCAAACACTCAGCCGAGTCTGTGAGCAAGAGCGGAGAGAAACTGGGCAAGACCGGAGCCTTCCGAGCCATCTCTCAG gGAGTGGAGACTGTGAAGAAGGAGATTGACGTCCTGGGACAGACAGGCTCGTACCGCCCCCCTTCCCGGCTGAGGAAGAGGACCGACTTTTCGGGGAAGTCCGGAGCTGCAGAGGACAAGGTCTTCGAACCCAATGA AGAAGCCATGGGGGTCGTACTGCACAAGGACTCCAAGTGGTACCAGCAGTGGAAGGACTTCAAAGACAACAATGTGGTTTTCAATA GGTTCTTCGAGATGAAGATGAAGTACGATGAGAGTGACAACGCTTTCATCCGCGCCTCCCGGGCAGTCACGGACAAAGTCACAGACATGATCG gCGGGTTATTTTCCAAAACGGAAATGTCCGAGGTTCTGACGGAGATCCTCAAAGTGGATCCCACGTTCGATAAAGACGCGTTCCTGAAGCAGTGCGAGCAGGACATTATCCCCAATATCCTGGAG GCTATGATCCGAGGAGAGCTGGATGTTCTGAAGGACTGGTGTTACGAAGCT ACTTTCAGCCAGCTGGCTCACCCGATCCAGCAAGCCCGGGCCATGGGACTGATGTTCCACTCCAAGGTCCTGGACATTGACAACATTGAC CTGGCCCTGGGGAAGATGATGGAGCAGGGCCCGGTGCTGATCATCACGTTTCAGGCTCAGCTGGTCATGGTGATCCGCGGACCCAAGGGAGAGGTGGTGGAGGGAGACCCG GAGAAGGTGTTGCGGATGATGTACGTGTGGGCGCTGTGCCGCGATCAGGACGAGCTGAACCCCTCCGCAGCCTGGAGACTGCTGGACATCTCCGCCTCCAGTCAGGAGCAGGTCCTCTGA